The DNA window ACCACGTCGCCGACCTGGACGTCACCGACCAGCACGTCGGTGAGGCCGACGCCGGCGTCCAGGCCGAGGTACTCGTCGACCTTGGGGCGACGCAGGTCCGCGTCGACCAACAGCACCCGCCAGCCCGCCTCGGCCAACGCGATGGCCAGGTTGCAGGAGAGCGTGGTCTTGCCCTCGCCCTGCAGGGCGCTGGTCACCGCGATGACCCGGGCCGGCTCGTGCACGTCCACGAAGCGCAGGTTGGTGCGCAGCTTGCGGACCGCCTCGGCCCGCGCCGACGTCGCGGCGTCGCCGACGATCAGCGGGGCGGAGCGGGCGCCGCTCTCGAACGGGATCTCGCCGAGCAGCGGGCTGCCGGTGGCACGTTGCAGACCGGCGGCGTCGCGCAGCCGGATGTCGGCCACGCCGCGCAGGATCGCCAGGCCGACGCCGAGCACCAGACCTATCAGTCCGCCGAGGGTCATGTTCCGTACCGGTTGAGGCGAGACGGGACTGGCGCTGACCCGTGGGCCGCTCACCACCTCGATCTTGATCGGCGCCTTGCCCTCGGGTGGCGTCTCGACCTTCTGCACGAGCTCGACGAACTTCGCGGCCAGGGTCTCGGTCACCCGCAACGCGCGGGTCTGGTCGGTGTCGGTGATCGACGCGCGCAGCAGGACGGTGCCGGTCTCGGTGGAGGTGCTCACCCGACGCTGCACCTCGTCCGCGGTGAGCCCGACCGGGTTCTCGGCCACCACGCTCTGCGCCAGCCGGTCGCTGCTGAGCAGGTCGGCGTACGACTTGACACGCTGCTGGAGGAAGAGTCCACCCTGATAGGCGTCGCTGACGCCCTGGTTGGAGGTGGTGACGAAGAACGTCACCGAGGCGACGTACCGGGGCTGGGCCCGTACGGTCAGGAACGCCGAGA is part of the Micromonospora cremea genome and encodes:
- a CDS encoding polysaccharide biosynthesis tyrosine autokinase: MDLLRQLRHVRRHWWIPLVTVMVALGVSAFLTVRAQPRYVASVTFFVTTSNQGVSDAYQGGLFLQQRVKSYADLLSSDRLAQSVVAENPVGLTADEVQRRVSTSTETGTVLLRASITDTDQTRALRVTETLAAKFVELVQKVETPPEGKAPIKIEVVSGPRVSASPVSPQPVRNMTLGGLIGLVLGVGLAILRGVADIRLRDAAGLQRATGSPLLGEIPFESGARSAPLIVGDAATSARAEAVRKLRTNLRFVDVHEPARVIAVTSALQGEGKTTLSCNLAIALAEAGWRVLLVDADLRRPKVDEYLGLDAGVGLTDVLVGDVQVGDVVQRWGDKSLLVLPSGSAPPNPSELLGSKAMADLLLALRESADIVIIDTAPLLAVTDGVVVAVQADGALLVTQQGRTSRTQVAAAARSLHSVSVRLLGCVLNMAKVAKAEVYQYEAYRVVASTATPSAPTDRATSARHSEGTGVNGVSDRTQELTRLPR